Proteins encoded within one genomic window of Candidatus Brevundimonas colombiensis:
- a CDS encoding autotransporter domain-containing protein, with protein MSRFLTGGAVAALALAACAFAGSASAQTYNRLVVFGDSLSDNGNLYLISGGTQPPAPPYYQGRFSSGRTFVELLGFNAANFNGSVTGSINYAFGGSRTDASTGVPFGMLNQLSRYTAAGGRFSSTDLVSVLGGANDIFQGLPAAGASASPVAAITPVVTGAAANVNTLVNSVAGAGAGTILVTNLPKLSLTPQFRGTAAAPLADYAVTTFNTALQTGLTTTAAAQPGSNIIMMDLFKVGDTLAANPGLFGITNITQPCFNGATVCSNPDSYFYFDGVHPTAAGHRIIAQLATDYLYYGDIGAQSTLQGETTYRHRQDALDAASDALSGRQPWQAGVAVTTAVLIDNVKTDARGPITSASSDGWGGRIALEAGPSENWRFGLAGTARNTDVDSQALKFNVESFGLDVYGGWRSGDVFVNAAVGVARDNIDDIKRTTSLAPIVHTADTRALSTGARLQGGMWFDMGGVALSPRAALAYVSSDVDGYYEQGVAAQYQYGDRTVKALTGEVALRAEAEMGRFGLFAEGGYRDALDDSSDPVRVGLYNNPAQVLSRQIDDPFGGQFLASAGVEGAVGPVKVTVGYRGRFGDHADSHMGGIQLKLPL; from the coding sequence ATGTCACGCTTTCTCACCGGCGGCGCCGTCGCCGCACTGGCGCTCGCCGCCTGCGCCTTCGCAGGATCGGCCTCGGCCCAGACCTACAACCGCCTCGTCGTGTTCGGCGACAGCCTCAGCGACAACGGCAATCTGTATCTGATCTCTGGCGGGACGCAGCCGCCAGCGCCGCCCTATTACCAGGGCCGGTTCTCCAGCGGACGCACCTTCGTCGAGCTGCTGGGCTTCAACGCCGCCAACTTCAACGGCTCGGTGACCGGCAGCATCAACTACGCCTTCGGCGGGTCGCGCACGGACGCGTCGACCGGCGTGCCGTTCGGCATGTTGAACCAGCTGTCGCGCTACACCGCCGCGGGCGGACGGTTCAGCTCGACCGATCTGGTCAGCGTGCTGGGCGGCGCAAACGACATCTTCCAGGGCCTGCCCGCTGCTGGGGCTTCGGCCAGCCCCGTCGCGGCGATCACGCCCGTCGTCACGGGCGCCGCCGCCAACGTGAACACCCTGGTCAACAGCGTGGCGGGCGCCGGGGCGGGGACCATCCTGGTCACGAACCTGCCCAAGCTCAGCCTGACGCCCCAGTTCCGGGGAACCGCCGCCGCGCCCCTGGCCGACTATGCGGTGACGACGTTCAACACGGCCCTTCAGACCGGGCTGACGACCACGGCTGCGGCGCAGCCGGGCAGCAACATCATCATGATGGACCTGTTCAAGGTCGGCGACACCCTGGCCGCCAATCCGGGCCTGTTCGGCATCACCAACATCACCCAGCCCTGCTTCAACGGGGCGACGGTCTGTTCGAACCCCGACAGCTATTTCTACTTCGACGGCGTGCATCCGACGGCGGCCGGGCATCGGATCATCGCTCAACTGGCGACCGACTACCTCTATTACGGCGACATCGGCGCCCAATCGACCCTGCAGGGCGAGACCACCTATCGCCACCGACAGGATGCGCTGGACGCCGCCAGCGACGCCTTGTCGGGGCGTCAGCCGTGGCAGGCGGGCGTGGCCGTCACCACCGCCGTCCTGATCGACAACGTCAAGACCGACGCGCGCGGCCCGATCACCAGCGCGTCCAGCGACGGCTGGGGCGGGCGGATCGCTCTGGAGGCGGGGCCTTCGGAGAACTGGCGCTTCGGCCTGGCCGGAACGGCGCGCAACACCGACGTCGACAGCCAGGCGCTGAAGTTCAACGTCGAAAGCTTCGGCCTGGACGTCTATGGCGGCTGGCGCTCGGGCGACGTGTTCGTCAACGCCGCCGTCGGCGTGGCGCGCGACAATATCGACGACATCAAGCGCACCACCAGCCTGGCGCCCATCGTCCATACGGCCGACACCCGCGCGCTCAGCACCGGCGCGCGCTTGCAGGGCGGGATGTGGTTCGACATGGGCGGCGTCGCCCTGTCGCCCCGCGCAGCCCTGGCCTATGTCTCCAGCGACGTGGACGGCTATTACGAACAGGGCGTCGCGGCCCAGTATCAGTATGGCGACCGCACGGTGAAGGCCCTGACCGGCGAGGTCGCCCTGCGCGCCGAGGCCGAGATGGGCCGGTTCGGCCTGTTCGCCGAAGGCGGCTATCGCGATGCGCTGGATGACAGTTCCGACCCGGTCCGCGTCGGCCTCTACAACAATCCGGCCCAGGTGCTGTCGCGTCAGATCGACGATCCGTTCGGCGGCCAGTTCCTGGCGTCCGCAGGCGTCGAGGGCGCGGTCGGGCCGGTCAAGGTGACGGTCGGCTACCGCGGCCGCTTCGGCGACCACGCCGACAGCCATATGGGCGGCATCCAGCTGAAACTGCCGCTGTAA
- the rpsU gene encoding 30S ribosomal protein S21 yields the protein MVQIFVRDNNVDQALKALKKKMQREGSFREMKRHVHYEKPSEKRARQKAEAVRRARKLARKRAQREGLLPAPKPRVPGGR from the coding sequence CTGGTACAGATTTTCGTTCGCGATAATAACGTCGATCAAGCGCTGAAAGCCCTCAAGAAGAAGATGCAGCGCGAAGGCAGCTTCCGTGAAATGAAGCGCCACGTGCATTACGAAAAGCCGTCGGAAAAGCGCGCTCGCCAAAAGGCCGAAGCCGTCCGTCGCGCCCGTAAGCTGGCCCGCAAGCGCGCTCAACGCGAGGGCCTGCTGCCCGCGCCGAAGCCGCGCGTCCCCGGCGGTCGTTAA
- a CDS encoding COQ9 family protein, translating into MNDATDWADRTEQTVLDAAIARAPALGWNARLVREACEASGLSLGDEELLLPNGARDLAALLSRRHDSRALEALSAIDGQSLKIRERIARAVSERMEAGAEDLEAARRCAAFLALPLNADLGLKLAWESADHLWRWAGDEATDWNHYSKRTILSGILIPALTMRWFDGREAADAFVARRIENVMAFEKWKAGKDFDAPFRKVGEALSRMRYGARDQTAS; encoded by the coding sequence ATGAACGATGCGACAGATTGGGCCGACCGGACCGAACAGACCGTGCTGGACGCCGCCATCGCGCGTGCGCCGGCCCTGGGCTGGAACGCGCGTCTGGTGCGCGAGGCGTGCGAGGCCAGCGGCCTGTCGCTGGGCGACGAGGAATTGTTGCTGCCCAACGGCGCGCGCGATCTGGCCGCCCTGCTGTCGCGCCGCCACGATTCGCGCGCCCTGGAGGCCCTGTCGGCCATCGACGGCCAGTCGCTGAAGATTCGCGAGCGAATCGCCCGCGCCGTGTCCGAGCGGATGGAGGCCGGCGCCGAGGACCTGGAGGCCGCGCGCCGCTGCGCCGCCTTCCTGGCCCTGCCCCTCAACGCCGACCTGGGGCTGAAGCTGGCGTGGGAGAGCGCCGACCATCTGTGGCGCTGGGCCGGGGACGAGGCGACGGACTGGAACCACTATTCCAAGCGAACCATCCTGTCGGGCATCCTGATTCCCGCCCTGACCATGCGCTGGTTCGACGGGCGCGAGGCGGCCGACGCCTTCGTCGCGCGCCGGATCGAAAACGTCATGGCGTTCGAGAAGTGGAAGGCCGGCAAGGACTTCGACGCGCCGTTCCGAAAGGTCGGCGAGGCGTTGAGCCGGATGCGGTATGGGGCACGGGATCAGACGGCGTCTTAA
- a CDS encoding 5-(carboxyamino)imidazole ribonucleotide synthase, whose protein sequence is MPSLPLPPGSTLGIIGGGQLGRMLSQAASRLGFDVVILDPEADSPAGRVSARQIVAAYDDPDALTALGRAADVVTFEFENVPAASIERLAEAGALVAPGPTALRVSQDRVDEKTFLNAVGAPTVEFAVVDTLDDLVVGLTTLGLPALLKTRREGYDGKGQVWIHAIEDAPAALESLGGRPAILEAKASFVRELSVIAARDWDGHMAVYPLGENRHEGGVLRTTLAPAAVDEKTQGRARAIAEAILDGLDYVGVLGVELFDIPVPGGDDVLLVNEIAPRVHNTGHWTQDGCVCDQFEQHIRAVTGWPLGPTTAHARIEMTNLLGDEVEDWRKLSARSDERLHLYGKAEARPGRKMAHVNRVLGSI, encoded by the coding sequence TTGCCCAGCCTTCCGCTTCCTCCCGGTTCGACCCTCGGCATCATCGGCGGCGGCCAGCTGGGCCGGATGCTGAGCCAGGCGGCGTCGCGCCTGGGCTTCGACGTCGTCATCCTGGACCCCGAGGCCGACAGCCCGGCCGGCCGTGTTTCGGCGCGCCAGATCGTCGCCGCCTATGACGATCCCGACGCCCTGACGGCGTTGGGCCGCGCCGCCGATGTCGTGACGTTCGAATTCGAGAACGTGCCCGCCGCCTCCATCGAACGGCTGGCCGAGGCGGGGGCTCTGGTCGCGCCGGGGCCGACGGCGCTGCGCGTGTCGCAGGACCGGGTGGACGAAAAGACCTTCCTGAACGCCGTCGGCGCCCCGACGGTCGAGTTCGCCGTCGTCGATACGCTGGACGATCTGGTCGTCGGCCTGACGACCCTGGGCCTGCCCGCCCTCTTGAAGACCCGCCGTGAAGGCTATGACGGCAAGGGCCAGGTCTGGATTCACGCCATCGAGGACGCGCCCGCCGCGCTGGAAAGCCTGGGCGGCCGTCCGGCCATTCTTGAGGCCAAGGCCAGTTTCGTGCGCGAACTGTCGGTCATCGCCGCCCGCGACTGGGACGGCCATATGGCGGTCTATCCGCTGGGCGAGAACCGTCACGAGGGCGGCGTTCTGCGCACCACCCTGGCCCCCGCCGCCGTGGACGAGAAGACGCAAGGGCGCGCCCGCGCCATCGCCGAGGCGATTCTGGACGGGCTGGATTACGTCGGGGTTCTGGGCGTCGAACTGTTCGACATTCCCGTTCCTGGGGGCGACGACGTGCTTCTGGTCAATGAGATCGCGCCGCGCGTCCACAACACCGGCCACTGGACCCAGGACGGCTGCGTCTGCGACCAGTTCGAACAGCATATCCGCGCCGTGACGGGCTGGCCTCTGGGCCCCACGACCGCCCACGCCCGCATCGAAATGACCAATCTGCTGGGCGACGAGGTCGAGGACTGGCGCAAGCTCTCAGCCAGGTCCGACGAACGCCTGCACCTCTACGGCAAGGCCGAGGCCCGCCCCGGCCGCAAGATGGCCCACGTGAACCGGGTGTTGGGTTCGATCTGA
- a CDS encoding ABC transporter permease has translation MKRALLIARREYVAYAKTVGFWLSLLAFPLFAVLGGDIPLLIRSAEPIKTVAVIEQGPAATGLAATVRDALQADLDRQSEKLRLAAEKRQAGAGRAMASISAPRIRLVAAPPAITDATGPARDAAIKTALDKQTPEAQRLDAVVFLDRIDGKPAAQVWTARATDNDVSSFVRDALRDARRNELLNAAGVPPAVATEIQTFRPEVKSFSPSAASGAEVSMRDRIPSFVGLGAGFLLWSLVITGASILLNSVMEEKSNKILEVLLSSASATEILTGKVLGVALLTLTVMAVWGGIGASTLMSASPQAAAGIGQALMHGGLIFYFIAYMVGGYLMYAVLFAAIGAFCETPRDAQTLMGPIMMILVVPILVMQMALTSPDAPVVKVLSWIPFFTPFLMSARAPSDPPLIEVVLTLIGMFATAAFMVWIAGRAFRAGALSDVKLSWKTFARAVTGRS, from the coding sequence ATGAAGCGCGCCCTGCTGATCGCGCGCCGCGAATATGTCGCCTACGCCAAGACGGTGGGCTTCTGGCTGTCGCTGCTGGCCTTCCCGCTGTTCGCCGTGCTGGGCGGGGACATTCCGCTGCTGATCCGTTCAGCCGAGCCGATCAAGACGGTGGCGGTGATCGAACAGGGTCCCGCCGCCACGGGCCTGGCCGCCACGGTCCGCGACGCGCTCCAGGCCGATCTGGACCGACAGAGCGAAAAGCTGCGCCTCGCCGCCGAAAAGAGACAGGCCGGGGCCGGCCGCGCCATGGCCTCCATCAGCGCGCCCAGGATTCGCCTGGTCGCCGCGCCGCCCGCCATCACCGACGCCACCGGCCCGGCGCGCGACGCCGCCATCAAGACCGCGCTGGACAAGCAGACGCCCGAGGCCCAGCGACTGGACGCCGTGGTCTTTCTGGATCGCATCGACGGCAAGCCCGCCGCCCAGGTCTGGACCGCCCGCGCCACGGACAACGACGTGTCCAGCTTCGTCCGCGACGCCCTGCGCGATGCGCGACGCAACGAACTGCTGAACGCGGCCGGAGTACCGCCCGCCGTGGCGACCGAAATCCAGACCTTCCGGCCAGAGGTGAAGTCCTTTTCGCCCAGCGCCGCCAGCGGGGCCGAGGTGTCGATGCGCGACCGCATCCCCTCCTTCGTCGGCCTGGGGGCCGGGTTCCTGCTGTGGTCGCTGGTCATCACCGGCGCCTCCATCCTGCTGAACAGCGTGATGGAGGAGAAGTCGAACAAGATCCTGGAGGTGCTGCTGTCCTCGGCCTCGGCGACCGAGATCCTGACCGGCAAGGTGCTGGGCGTGGCGCTGCTGACCCTGACGGTCATGGCGGTGTGGGGCGGGATCGGCGCCTCGACGCTGATGTCCGCCTCGCCCCAGGCGGCGGCCGGCATCGGCCAGGCGCTGATGCACGGCGGCCTGATCTTCTATTTCATCGCCTATATGGTCGGCGGATACCTGATGTATGCGGTGCTGTTCGCGGCCATCGGCGCCTTCTGCGAGACGCCGCGCGACGCCCAGACGCTGATGGGGCCGATCATGATGATCCTGGTCGTGCCCATCCTGGTCATGCAGATGGCCCTGACCAGCCCGGACGCGCCGGTGGTCAAGGTGCTGTCGTGGATTCCCTTCTTCACGCCCTTCCTGATGAGCGCGCGGGCGCCCAGCGATCCGCCGCTGATCGAGGTCGTCCTGACCCTGATCGGCATGTTCGCCACGGCGGCCTTCATGGTCTGGATCGCGGGCCGGGCGTTCCGCGCAGGCGCGCTGTCGGATGTGAAGCTGAGTTGGAAGACGTTCGCGCGGGCGGTGACGGGCAGGAGCTAG
- a CDS encoding GGDEF domain-containing protein, producing MTDVAEHDLTAEIARLRLELDAWKSRAAAAEAAADHDVLTPALNRRGFVAALQRTMAYCQRHGVPAVLLYLDMDGFKSVNDRLGHAAGDAALVAVARLFLANLRESDAVGRMGGDEFALLMLNAGLDEGRAKARQLAEALQTEGFVWQGQKTQLGGSFGVRAWDGHTDAEAWLSEADAAMWVRKKGR from the coding sequence GTGACCGACGTGGCCGAACACGACCTGACCGCCGAGATCGCGCGCCTGCGACTGGAGCTGGACGCCTGGAAGTCGCGCGCCGCCGCCGCCGAGGCCGCCGCCGACCACGATGTGCTGACCCCCGCCCTGAACCGTCGCGGCTTCGTGGCGGCGTTGCAGCGGACCATGGCCTATTGCCAGCGGCACGGCGTGCCGGCGGTCCTGCTGTATCTGGACATGGACGGGTTCAAGAGCGTCAACGACCGGCTGGGCCATGCGGCGGGCGACGCCGCCCTGGTCGCGGTCGCGCGTCTGTTCCTGGCGAACCTGCGCGAATCGGATGCGGTGGGCCGGATGGGCGGCGACGAGTTCGCGCTGCTGATGCTCAACGCCGGGCTGGACGAGGGCCGGGCCAAGGCGCGTCAGCTGGCAGAGGCGTTGCAGACCGAAGGCTTCGTCTGGCAGGGCCAGAAGACCCAGCTGGGCGGCTCGTTCGGCGTTCGGGCCTGGGACGGCCATACCGACGCCGAGGCCTGGCTGTCCGAGGCCGACGCCGCCATGTGGGTGAGGAAGAAGGGACGCTGA
- the purE gene encoding 5-(carboxyamino)imidazole ribonucleotide mutase: MATSETPVAIIMGSRSDWPTMKLAADRLDQLGVAWQAKVVSAHRTPQRLVEFATGAKAAGYKVIIAGAGGAAHLPGMAASMTDLPVLGVPVQSKALKGMDSLLSIVQMPAGVPVATLAIGEAGAANAGILAAQILALSDQALAKRLTAFRAAQTDSVAESVED; encoded by the coding sequence ATGGCGACTTCCGAAACCCCGGTGGCGATCATCATGGGCAGTCGTTCGGACTGGCCGACGATGAAACTGGCCGCCGATCGCCTGGATCAACTGGGCGTCGCCTGGCAGGCCAAGGTCGTCAGCGCCCACCGCACCCCCCAGCGATTGGTCGAGTTCGCGACCGGCGCCAAGGCCGCCGGATACAAGGTGATCATCGCCGGGGCCGGGGGCGCCGCCCACCTGCCGGGCATGGCCGCCTCCATGACCGACCTGCCGGTGCTGGGCGTGCCGGTGCAATCCAAGGCCCTGAAGGGCATGGATAGTCTGTTGTCCATCGTGCAGATGCCGGCGGGCGTGCCGGTCGCGACCCTGGCCATCGGCGAGGCGGGCGCCGCCAACGCCGGAATCTTGGCCGCGCAGATCCTGGCCCTGTCGGATCAGGCCCTGGCCAAACGCCTGACCGCCTTCCGCGCCGCCCAGACCGACTCCGTCGCAGAATCCGTCGAGGACTGA
- a CDS encoding ATP-binding cassette domain-containing protein, producing the protein MAALTLESVSKRYGDFDAVRDLSFQVRKGSICGFLGPNGAGKTSTLRMILGLQPATSGRIEILGAADGRQVRDRIGFLPEERGLYKKMTPVEAIAFFGALKGLPASEGRRRARVMLEQQGLGAAQKKKMKELSKGMAQKVQLIASVVHQPEFVILDEPFSGLDPMNQQGLEAMIRDLAAGGATVLFSTHVMQHAERLCDKVVLLARGQKAFEGTVDQAKATSPRFLDLDGAIDVRAAAALPGVTGVETVSEQDGVRRLKIALAPGAAGQETLKAAFLNGLDVRGFALKEPTLHDAFIGLTGDHPDPIVSPSEAVQ; encoded by the coding sequence ATGGCGGCGTTGACGCTGGAGAGCGTGAGCAAGCGGTACGGGGATTTCGACGCCGTTCGTGATCTGAGCTTTCAGGTTCGCAAAGGGTCGATCTGCGGGTTTTTGGGGCCCAATGGCGCGGGCAAGACCTCGACCCTGAGGATGATCCTGGGGCTTCAGCCTGCGACGTCGGGGCGGATCGAAATCCTCGGCGCCGCCGATGGGCGTCAGGTGCGCGACCGGATCGGCTTCCTGCCCGAGGAGCGGGGTCTCTACAAGAAGATGACGCCGGTGGAGGCCATCGCCTTCTTCGGCGCGTTGAAAGGTCTGCCCGCATCGGAAGGCCGTCGTCGCGCCAGGGTCATGCTGGAGCAGCAGGGGCTGGGCGCCGCGCAGAAGAAGAAGATGAAGGAACTGTCCAAGGGGATGGCGCAGAAGGTGCAGCTGATCGCCTCGGTCGTGCATCAACCCGAGTTCGTCATCCTGGACGAGCCCTTTTCGGGCCTGGACCCCATGAACCAGCAGGGGCTGGAGGCGATGATCCGCGACCTGGCGGCGGGCGGGGCCACGGTCCTGTTCTCGACCCATGTGATGCAGCACGCCGAACGGCTGTGCGACAAGGTGGTGCTGCTGGCGCGCGGTCAAAAGGCGTTCGAGGGCACGGTCGATCAGGCCAAGGCGACCTCGCCCCGTTTCCTCGATCTGGACGGCGCCATCGATGTGCGGGCGGCGGCGGCCCTGCCCGGCGTGACGGGGGTCGAGACCGTGTCCGAGCAGGACGGCGTGCGGCGCCTGAAGATCGCCCTGGCGCCCGGCGCAGCAGGTCAGGAGACCTTGAAGGCGGCCTTCCTGAACGGTCTGGACGTGCGCGGTTTCGCCCTGAAGGAGCCGACGCTGCATGACGCCTTCATCGGCCTGACCGGGGATCATCCCGACCCGATCGTCTCGCCGTCGGAGGCGGTCCAATGA
- the serA gene encoding phosphoglycerate dehydrogenase, which translates to MTTRPTLIFDFDSTLVDFETLEALADIALAGAPDADAIRAQIGSLTDKAMAGALDFGQALRQRLALLPLSREHVQALAATAPDRLTASVRRNLNFFQQNAGKIQIISGGFRDVIAPVAQELGVSPDRVLCNDLIYDAEGRVTGVDDANPLSHDNGKPAAIHALNLSGRVVMIGDGWNDAEVKIAGAADTFYAFTEVARRERVVAVADAEAGSLDEVLHAEGLAGRWSFPRSRMKMLLLENIHPAAVERLEEAGYTVETVKGALDEDDLIAAIKGVHVLGIRSKTTVSRRVLEEADKLMAVAAFCIGTNQIDLDAASDHGVAVFNAPYSNTRSVVELAIGLTIVLMRDVPDKSAAMHVGQWNKSATGSKELRGKTLGIVGYGAIGSQLSVLAENLGMRVLFYDLSERLALGNARRMRSLDALLAESDVVTLHVDGRKENRAIFGAAQFSRMKEGALFLNLSRGHVVDVGALSQAIGSGRVAGAAVDVFPEEPRTNADPFESPLQGLKNMILTPHIGGSTEEAQEAIAEFAAERLLGYLNRGDTTFSVNLPNVQLADVSGAHRILHIHRNQPGVLAELNRALASAGLNILGQHLKTDERTGYVITDVDRDYDPEALRALKTVPGTLKFRTLH; encoded by the coding sequence ATGACGACACGCCCCACACTGATCTTCGACTTCGATTCGACTCTGGTCGATTTCGAGACGCTCGAGGCCCTGGCCGACATCGCCCTGGCCGGGGCGCCGGACGCCGATGCGATCCGCGCCCAGATCGGGTCGCTGACGGACAAGGCGATGGCCGGGGCGTTGGATTTCGGCCAGGCGCTGCGCCAGCGGTTGGCGCTTCTGCCGCTCAGCCGCGAGCATGTGCAGGCTTTGGCCGCGACCGCACCGGATCGGCTGACGGCGTCGGTTCGGCGCAATCTGAACTTCTTCCAGCAGAACGCGGGCAAGATTCAGATCATCTCCGGCGGCTTCCGCGACGTGATCGCGCCCGTGGCTCAGGAACTGGGCGTGTCGCCCGACCGCGTGCTGTGCAACGACCTGATCTATGACGCCGAGGGGCGGGTTACGGGCGTCGACGACGCCAATCCCCTGTCGCACGACAACGGCAAGCCCGCCGCTATCCATGCCCTGAACCTGTCGGGGCGCGTCGTCATGATCGGCGACGGCTGGAACGACGCCGAGGTCAAGATCGCCGGCGCGGCCGACACCTTCTACGCCTTTACGGAGGTCGCACGGCGCGAGCGGGTCGTGGCGGTCGCCGACGCCGAGGCTGGCTCGCTGGACGAGGTGTTGCACGCCGAGGGGCTGGCCGGCCGCTGGTCCTTTCCGCGCAGCCGCATGAAGATGCTTCTGCTGGAAAACATCCACCCCGCCGCGGTCGAGCGGCTGGAGGAGGCGGGCTATACGGTCGAGACGGTCAAGGGCGCGCTGGACGAAGACGATCTGATCGCCGCCATCAAGGGCGTCCATGTGCTGGGCATCCGCTCCAAGACCACGGTGTCGCGCCGGGTGCTGGAGGAGGCCGACAAGCTGATGGCCGTCGCCGCCTTCTGCATCGGCACCAATCAGATCGATCTGGATGCGGCCTCCGATCACGGGGTGGCGGTGTTCAACGCCCCCTATTCCAACACCCGTTCGGTGGTGGAGCTGGCCATCGGACTGACGATCGTTCTGATGCGCGACGTGCCGGACAAGTCGGCGGCCATGCACGTCGGCCAGTGGAACAAGTCGGCGACGGGATCAAAGGAACTGCGCGGCAAGACCCTGGGCATCGTCGGCTATGGCGCCATCGGCAGCCAGCTGTCGGTCCTGGCCGAGAACCTGGGGATGCGGGTCCTGTTCTATGATCTGTCGGAGCGGCTGGCGCTGGGCAATGCGCGGCGGATGCGGTCGCTGGACGCGCTTCTGGCCGAAAGCGACGTGGTGACCCTGCATGTCGACGGCCGCAAGGAGAACCGCGCCATCTTCGGCGCCGCCCAGTTCTCGCGGATGAAGGAAGGGGCGCTGTTCCTGAACCTGTCGCGGGGCCATGTGGTCGATGTCGGCGCCCTGTCGCAGGCCATCGGATCGGGCCGGGTCGCCGGCGCCGCCGTGGACGTCTTCCCCGAGGAGCCGCGCACCAACGCCGATCCGTTCGAAAGCCCGCTGCAGGGGCTGAAGAACATGATCCTTACGCCCCACATCGGCGGTTCGACCGAAGAGGCGCAGGAAGCCATCGCCGAGTTCGCGGCCGAGCGGCTGCTGGGCTATCTGAACCGGGGCGACACCACCTTCAGCGTCAACCTGCCGAACGTGCAGCTGGCTGATGTGTCGGGCGCGCACCGCATCCTGCACATCCACAGGAACCAGCCGGGCGTGCTGGCCGAGCTGAACCGCGCCCTGGCGTCGGCCGGCCTGAACATCCTGGGCCAGCATCTGAAGACCGACGAGCGCACCGGCTACGTCATCACCGACGTCGATCGCGACTATGACCCGGAAGCCCTGCGGGCGCTGAAGACCGTGCCGGGGACGCTGAAGTTCCGCACCCTGCATTAG